A single Pseudomonas sp. DC1.2 DNA region contains:
- a CDS encoding lipopolysaccharide kinase InaA family protein, giving the protein MAGWNLEPAYRDLEQQFGSLDAVFALEGELLAQDPLSEVIRVQFDDVNYYVKRYLSAGKGLRRYVGKPRVRAEWQNLKRFATWGIPTAEVVAWGLERRGAAYDRGAMITLELPGTEDLSALAERRDPKLADRSWVNDISRQLAAYTRTMHDQRFTHNDLKWRNVLIDDAARLFLIDCPNGHFWRGFWLKYRITKDLACLDKVAKYHLSATQRLRFYLQYCQRARLNMTDKQRIRHVVKFFEGRE; this is encoded by the coding sequence ATGGCGGGTTGGAACCTGGAACCTGCTTACCGTGATTTGGAACAACAGTTCGGCAGTCTCGATGCAGTGTTTGCGCTGGAGGGCGAACTGCTGGCCCAGGATCCGCTGTCCGAGGTCATTCGTGTGCAGTTCGATGACGTCAACTATTACGTCAAGCGCTACTTGAGTGCGGGTAAAGGTTTGCGGCGCTATGTGGGCAAACCTCGGGTGAGGGCCGAATGGCAGAACCTCAAGCGTTTTGCCACATGGGGCATTCCGACCGCCGAAGTCGTGGCCTGGGGGTTGGAACGTCGTGGCGCAGCTTATGATCGTGGGGCAATGATCACCCTGGAGCTACCGGGGACAGAAGATCTGTCGGCGCTGGCTGAGCGTCGTGACCCGAAACTGGCAGATCGTAGCTGGGTCAATGACATCAGCCGACAATTGGCTGCTTATACCCGGACCATGCACGACCAGCGCTTCACCCATAACGATCTGAAGTGGCGCAACGTGCTGATCGACGACGCCGCCAGGCTATTCCTGATCGACTGCCCCAATGGTCATTTCTGGCGCGGCTTCTGGCTCAAATACCGGATTACCAAAGATTTGGCTTGTCTCGATAAAGTGGCCAAATATCACCTGTCAGCCACCCAGCGCCTGCGCTTCTATCTGCAATACTGCCAGCGCGCTCGGCTCAACATGACCGACAAACAACGCATTCGGCACGTGGTGAAATTTTTTGAGGGACGCGAATGA
- a CDS encoding lipopolysaccharide kinase InaA family protein, with amino-acid sequence MRLSELKSAGRTPSLPLNISLADAAGPAELQLLSLLRVLPGQRYVGAGVWRGRPVLAKLLVGSKAARHFQRELDGVRLLAAQGLTTPQLLADGLKDGEGGWLLFDFLEGAESLGDAWSQVEYLPMLADEQSAVLGDALGAIGQLHRKGLWQEDLHLDNLLRQRGRLYLIDGAGICAETPGQPLSRPKVLENLGVFFAQLPKSLEPFTEELLVYYLLSNGEHALPMEALQKQIDKVRRWRLKDFLIKCGRDCTLFGVRRGAFGLRAIRREEEAAMLPVLEQADALLDQGHLYKTGGAASVGKVEVAGRTLVIKRYNIKGFAHWLKRFWRPSRAWHSWREGNRLAFLGIATPKPLALLEKRFLWLRSRAYLVTEYLPGPDIIERFAPYVEGGDAPEAELLALDHLFAELIRERISHGDFKGHNLFWQQDRWALIDLDSMCQHGSVGSFAPAYARDRARFMRNWPESSALYQVIDQRLPKDITNAA; translated from the coding sequence ATGCGTTTGTCCGAACTGAAAAGTGCCGGCCGGACCCCGAGCCTGCCGCTGAATATTTCCTTGGCCGATGCGGCGGGGCCTGCGGAGCTCCAGCTGTTAAGCCTGTTGCGGGTGTTGCCGGGGCAACGCTATGTCGGTGCCGGCGTCTGGCGTGGCCGGCCGGTGCTGGCCAAATTGTTGGTGGGTAGCAAGGCCGCGCGGCACTTTCAGCGCGAGCTGGACGGTGTTCGTTTGCTCGCCGCACAAGGCCTGACGACGCCACAGTTATTGGCTGACGGCCTCAAGGACGGCGAGGGTGGCTGGCTGCTCTTTGACTTCCTTGAGGGCGCCGAAAGCCTCGGAGATGCCTGGAGCCAGGTCGAGTATTTGCCAATGCTGGCGGATGAACAATCTGCGGTACTGGGCGATGCTCTGGGTGCGATTGGCCAGTTGCACCGCAAAGGCTTGTGGCAGGAAGACCTGCATCTGGACAACTTGCTGCGTCAACGTGGCCGCTTGTATTTGATCGATGGCGCCGGAATCTGCGCCGAGACACCGGGTCAGCCACTGTCGCGCCCCAAGGTACTGGAGAACCTCGGTGTGTTTTTCGCTCAGTTACCCAAGTCTCTTGAGCCGTTCACCGAAGAGTTGCTGGTGTATTACCTGTTGAGCAACGGCGAGCACGCCTTGCCCATGGAAGCTTTGCAGAAGCAGATCGATAAGGTGCGTCGCTGGCGCTTGAAGGACTTCCTGATCAAGTGCGGCCGCGACTGCACGCTCTTCGGCGTTCGGCGCGGGGCGTTTGGCTTGCGGGCGATTCGTCGCGAGGAGGAAGCGGCAATGCTGCCGGTGCTGGAACAGGCCGATGCCTTGCTTGATCAGGGCCATTTGTACAAGACCGGCGGTGCGGCAAGTGTCGGAAAGGTTGAGGTGGCCGGTCGCACGCTGGTCATCAAGCGCTACAACATCAAGGGGTTTGCCCACTGGCTCAAACGCTTCTGGCGCCCCAGCCGCGCCTGGCACTCATGGCGTGAAGGCAATCGCCTGGCGTTTCTCGGCATAGCCACACCCAAACCGCTGGCCTTGCTGGAAAAGCGTTTTCTGTGGCTGCGCAGCCGGGCGTATCTGGTGACCGAGTACCTGCCTGGGCCTGACATCATCGAGCGTTTTGCGCCTTACGTTGAGGGCGGGGACGCGCCCGAAGCTGAGTTGCTCGCGCTGGATCATTTGTTTGCCGAGTTGATTCGCGAGCGCATCAGTCATGGTGATTTCAAAGGCCATAACCTGTTCTGGCAGCAGGATCGCTGGGCGCTGATTGATCTGGATTCAATGTGTCAGCACGGCTCGGTGGGCAGCTTTGCTCCGGCGTATGCGCGGGATCGGGCGCGCTTTATGCGCAATTGGCCTGAGAGCAGTGCGCTGTATCAAGTCATTGATCAGCGTCTACCTAAAGACATCACCAACGCTGCTTGA
- the rfaP gene encoding lipopolysaccharide core heptose(I) kinase RfaP, whose amino-acid sequence MKLMLAEPFKSLWAGRDAFTEVEDLKGEVYRELEARRTLRTEVNGHGFFVKIHRGVGWSEIFKNLLTAKLPVLGAGQEWKAIQRLQEVGVPTMTAVAYGEKGRNPADQHSFIVTEELAPTVSLEDFSIDWVKQPPEPMLKRALIAEVARMTGMMHRAGVNHRDCYICHFLLHTDKPVLANDFKLSLIDLHRAQTRAAITRRWRNKDLAALYFSALDIGLTRRDKLRFLKGYFQQPLRQILAQEASLLAWLEGKANKLYARKQRYGDAL is encoded by the coding sequence ATGAAGTTGATGCTGGCTGAACCGTTCAAGAGCCTTTGGGCCGGACGCGATGCGTTCACCGAAGTCGAGGACCTCAAGGGCGAGGTTTACCGTGAACTGGAAGCGCGCCGCACGCTGCGCACTGAAGTCAACGGGCATGGTTTTTTTGTGAAGATCCACCGTGGCGTCGGCTGGAGCGAGATCTTCAAGAACCTGCTCACCGCCAAGCTGCCGGTGCTTGGCGCGGGCCAGGAGTGGAAAGCCATTCAGCGGCTACAGGAGGTCGGCGTGCCGACCATGACCGCTGTCGCCTATGGCGAGAAGGGCCGCAACCCGGCGGACCAGCACTCGTTCATCGTCACCGAAGAGCTGGCCCCGACTGTCAGCCTTGAAGATTTCAGCATCGACTGGGTCAAGCAGCCGCCCGAGCCCATGCTCAAGCGAGCACTGATCGCCGAGGTCGCGCGCATGACCGGCATGATGCACCGCGCAGGCGTCAACCACCGCGACTGCTACATCTGCCACTTCCTGTTGCACACCGATAAACCGGTGCTGGCCAATGACTTCAAGCTGTCGTTGATCGACCTGCACCGCGCCCAGACCCGTGCGGCAATTACTCGCCGCTGGCGGAACAAAGACCTCGCCGCGCTGTACTTTTCGGCACTGGATATCGGCCTCACACGACGCGACAAGCTGCGTTTCCTCAAGGGTTACTTTCAGCAGCCACTGCGCCAGATTCTGGCGCAAGAAGCGTCGCTGCTGGCCTGGCTCGAAGGCAAGGCCAACAAACTTTATGCCCGTAAACAGCGATACGGGGACGCGCTCTGA
- a CDS encoding glycosyltransferase family 4 protein — translation MQLAFVLYKYFPFGGLQRDFMRIALECQQRGHQIRVYTLIWEGEVPPGFEVLVAPVKALFNHRRNEKLTEWMKADLAKRPVDRLIGFNKMPGLDVYYAADGCYEDKAQNLRHSLYRLWGRYRHFAEYERAVFAKDAKTDVLMISEVQQPLFIKHYDTPLARFHLLPPGISQDRRAPANAAQIRAEFRREFNLKDDDLLLVQIGSGFKTKGVDRSLKALAALPGELKKRTRLFVIGQDDPKVFQLQSATLGLGDNVTFLRGRSDIPRFLLGADLLIHPAYNENTGTVLLEAVVAGLPVLVSAVCGYAHYIAEADAGRVLDEPFDQAQLTQYLSDMLNDAQARAAWSRNGLAFAETADLYSMPQHAADVILAEHAQ, via the coding sequence ATGCAATTGGCTTTTGTCTTATATAAATATTTTCCGTTTGGCGGTTTGCAGCGCGATTTCATGCGCATCGCCCTGGAGTGCCAGCAACGCGGTCATCAAATTCGCGTCTACACGCTGATCTGGGAGGGCGAGGTTCCACCGGGTTTCGAAGTGCTGGTGGCGCCGGTCAAGGCGCTTTTCAACCATCGACGTAACGAAAAACTCACCGAGTGGATGAAGGCCGACTTGGCCAAGCGTCCAGTGGACCGCCTGATCGGCTTCAATAAAATGCCGGGTCTCGACGTTTATTACGCTGCCGATGGCTGCTATGAAGACAAGGCGCAGAATTTGCGTCACTCGCTGTACCGTCTCTGGGGCCGTTACCGGCACTTTGCCGAGTACGAACGCGCGGTGTTCGCCAAGGATGCAAAGACCGACGTGCTGATGATTTCCGAAGTCCAGCAGCCGCTGTTCATCAAGCATTACGACACGCCGCTGGCGCGCTTCCATTTGCTGCCGCCGGGGATCTCTCAGGACCGTCGAGCGCCGGCCAATGCCGCCCAGATCCGTGCTGAATTTCGTCGTGAGTTCAACCTCAAAGACGATGATTTACTGTTGGTGCAGATCGGCTCCGGGTTCAAGACCAAGGGCGTTGATCGCAGCCTCAAGGCCCTGGCCGCGTTGCCTGGCGAACTGAAAAAACGCACCCGGCTGTTTGTAATCGGCCAGGACGACCCCAAAGTATTCCAGTTACAGAGCGCCACTTTGGGCCTTGGCGACAACGTGACATTCCTCAGGGGCCGCAGCGATATTCCGCGTTTTCTGCTGGGGGCCGACCTGCTGATCCATCCGGCATACAACGAAAACACCGGGACAGTGTTGCTTGAAGCCGTGGTGGCCGGGTTGCCGGTGCTGGTGAGCGCTGTGTGTGGTTACGCCCACTACATTGCCGAGGCCGATGCTGGCCGGGTATTGGACGAACCCTTCGATCAGGCGCAGCTCACGCAGTACCTGAGCGACATGTTGAATGACGCTCAGGCAAGGGCGGCCTGGAGCCGCAACGGTCTGGCCTTCGCTGAGACGGCCGACCTCTACAGCATGCCGCAGCACGCGGCCGATGTGATTCTGGCGGAGCATGCTCAATGA
- a CDS encoding lipopolysaccharide kinase InaA family protein — protein MTDFLAAEDRALLERHELGTFDALWVKQLEAVDEPNTADGGWSSVFRLDLEGHGYYLKRQSNYLTRTLSAPLGEPSFSREFRNISRYRALGIPALQAAFFGQRKVNGEFRAILLTRALDGWDDLDSLLQRWARLSATQHTAILQACGQLARRLHGVRQVHGCFYPKHIFLQASGDGYQAQLIDLEKTRPLLFGQRDRIKDLEPLLRRAPEWTDAQLRELLSAYLAQPQDSSRVRSWVSRLTARRSQKETR, from the coding sequence ATGACTGATTTTCTGGCCGCGGAAGACCGTGCGCTGCTTGAGCGTCATGAGCTCGGTACGTTCGACGCCTTGTGGGTCAAACAGCTTGAGGCGGTGGATGAGCCCAACACCGCTGACGGCGGCTGGAGCAGTGTGTTTCGGTTGGACCTTGAAGGCCATGGCTACTACCTTAAGCGTCAGAGCAATTACCTGACACGCACCCTTAGCGCACCGCTTGGCGAGCCGAGTTTCTCCCGAGAATTTCGCAACATCAGCCGTTATCGGGCGCTGGGTATTCCAGCGCTGCAAGCGGCGTTTTTCGGTCAGCGCAAGGTCAATGGTGAGTTCCGGGCGATTTTGCTGACCCGTGCGCTGGACGGCTGGGACGATCTGGATTCACTGTTGCAGCGCTGGGCCCGCTTGAGTGCGACGCAGCACACGGCGATCTTGCAAGCCTGTGGGCAACTGGCGCGGCGCCTGCACGGTGTGCGTCAGGTTCACGGCTGCTTCTACCCCAAACACATTTTCCTCCAGGCCAGCGGCGATGGTTATCAGGCGCAGTTGATCGACCTGGAAAAGACCCGTCCCTTGCTGTTCGGTCAGCGTGACCGGATCAAGGACCTGGAGCCGCTGCTGCGCAGGGCGCCCGAGTGGACCGATGCCCAGTTGCGCGAGTTGCTATCAGCCTATCTGGCTCAACCGCAGGACAGCTCGCGAGTGCGCAGCTGGGTCTCGCGGCTGACTGCACGGCGCAGTCAAAAGGAGACGCGCTGA
- the waaC gene encoding lipopolysaccharide heptosyltransferase I: protein MRVLLIKTSSLGDVIHALPALTDAARAIPGITFDWVVEEGFAEIPTWHPAVGKVIAVAIRRWRKNIWQTLKSGEWKRFKQSIRASKYDLVIDAQGLLKSAWLTRYVKAPVAGLDKHSAREPMAARFYSRRLAVGRGQHAVERVRQLFALALGYDLPKGLGDYGLNIERLVELPRKNPYVLFLHGTTWDTKHWPESYWRELTERVGHLGVAVKLPWGNPIEKARAERIAAGFRHVEVLPKLNLAGVGKVLAGAQACVAVDTGLGHLAAALDVPTLSLFGPTNPGLTGAYGKAQIHLASDFSCAPCLQKKCTYQPTAQDARQFDLKREWPLCFTRLNPQRVASRLSTLLLAEEQR, encoded by the coding sequence TTGCGGGTACTGTTGATTAAGACCTCCTCGCTGGGCGACGTGATTCATGCGTTGCCGGCGTTGACCGACGCGGCGCGCGCGATCCCCGGCATCACATTCGACTGGGTGGTGGAAGAAGGCTTTGCCGAGATTCCGACCTGGCACCCGGCCGTGGGCAAAGTCATTGCGGTGGCCATCCGTCGCTGGCGCAAGAACATCTGGCAGACCCTCAAAAGTGGCGAGTGGAAGCGCTTCAAGCAAAGCATCCGCGCCTCTAAATATGATTTGGTCATCGACGCCCAAGGCTTGTTGAAAAGTGCCTGGTTGACCCGCTACGTAAAAGCTCCCGTCGCCGGGCTGGACAAACACTCCGCACGCGAGCCGATGGCCGCACGTTTTTACTCCCGCCGTTTGGCCGTGGGCCGTGGGCAGCATGCGGTCGAGCGGGTGCGTCAGTTGTTCGCGTTGGCCTTGGGTTACGACTTGCCTAAAGGTCTCGGTGATTACGGGCTGAACATTGAGCGTCTGGTGGAACTGCCGCGCAAGAATCCCTACGTGCTGTTCCTCCACGGCACCACGTGGGACACCAAGCATTGGCCGGAGTCCTATTGGCGTGAGTTGACCGAGCGCGTCGGTCACCTCGGTGTTGCGGTGAAGTTGCCGTGGGGCAACCCGATTGAAAAGGCCCGTGCCGAACGCATCGCCGCCGGCTTTCGGCACGTTGAAGTGCTGCCGAAACTGAACTTGGCGGGTGTTGGCAAAGTATTGGCCGGCGCACAAGCTTGCGTCGCCGTGGACACCGGCCTCGGCCATCTGGCCGCGGCGCTTGATGTGCCGACGCTGTCGCTGTTCGGGCCGACCAATCCCGGCCTCACCGGTGCTTACGGCAAAGCGCAGATTCACCTCGCCAGCGACTTTTCCTGCGCGCCGTGCCTGCAAAAGAAATGCACCTACCAACCGACGGCCCAAGATGCCCGTCAATTTGACTTGAAACGCGAGTGGCCCCTGTGCTTCACGCGTTTGAATCCCCAGCGTGTCGCCAGCCGACTGAGCACGTTGTTACTGGCTGAGGAGCAGCGCTGA
- a CDS encoding glycosyltransferase, translating to MTRSAERHVLQFCHGYDGPFLDCARQYASLFAGTGYRVTTVFLTGAADAEVAAGCASDEVLFMEYSSKAIRGLKLGAIGDLRKIAASRNFSFCIAHRFKPTYIALLGTSLPVMGVHHAFGDYKRRTRTLFAHIFRKRLSLLGVSDAVRDDLRRCLPKWSEARIQTLYNRIDVQALQVTQVSTREARETLGLAADAWVVGNVGRLHPDKDQATLLRGFAMALSGLPANSQLAILGTGRLEQDLKSLALELGIGDRVLFLGQVPEARRYFRAFDVFALSSDHEPFGMVLLEAMAAGVPLLATACGGAKEVVEGVGILFPLGDAEHMAQGLQHLAAMDQQQRHQCAELMLDRLREHFCDRAVRDTFWRLPAVIDLAPRG from the coding sequence ATGACACGCTCGGCTGAACGCCATGTGCTGCAGTTTTGTCACGGCTATGACGGGCCGTTCCTTGACTGCGCCCGGCAATACGCCAGCCTGTTCGCAGGGACCGGATATCGGGTGACCACGGTCTTCTTGACCGGGGCCGCCGATGCCGAAGTCGCCGCGGGTTGTGCTTCTGATGAAGTGCTGTTCATGGAATACAGCTCCAAGGCTATTCGTGGATTGAAGCTGGGGGCCATCGGTGATCTGCGCAAGATCGCCGCCTCGCGCAATTTCAGTTTCTGCATCGCGCACCGTTTCAAGCCGACCTACATTGCCCTGCTCGGCACTTCGCTGCCGGTGATGGGTGTGCATCACGCGTTTGGCGATTACAAGCGCCGCACTCGCACACTGTTCGCGCATATTTTTCGCAAGCGCTTGAGCCTGCTTGGGGTTTCCGATGCGGTGCGCGACGACCTGCGGCGTTGCCTGCCGAAATGGTCAGAGGCGCGTATCCAGACGCTCTACAACCGTATCGATGTGCAGGCGTTGCAAGTCACTCAGGTATCGACCCGTGAGGCTCGGGAAACCCTCGGCCTGGCAGCAGACGCCTGGGTGGTCGGTAATGTTGGACGCCTGCACCCCGACAAGGACCAGGCTACGCTGCTGCGCGGTTTCGCCATGGCGCTCTCAGGGTTGCCGGCCAACAGCCAATTGGCGATTCTCGGCACCGGGCGCCTGGAGCAGGACCTTAAGTCACTGGCGCTTGAACTCGGCATTGGCGACCGAGTGTTATTTCTGGGTCAGGTGCCCGAGGCTCGGCGTTACTTTCGCGCCTTCGATGTGTTTGCCCTGAGTTCCGATCACGAACCCTTCGGTATGGTGCTACTCGAAGCCATGGCTGCCGGCGTACCTTTGCTCGCCACCGCATGCGGCGGCGCGAAGGAAGTGGTTGAAGGTGTCGGCATCTTGTTTCCGTTGGGTGATGCCGAACACATGGCTCAGGGACTGCAACATCTGGCGGCGATGGATCAACAACAACGTCACCAGTGCGCCGAACTGATGCTTGATCGCTTGCGTGAGCATTTCTGCGATCGGGCGGTGCGCGATACTTTCTGGCGTTTGCCGGCCGTTATCGATCTGGCGCCGAGGGGCTGA
- a CDS encoding carbamoyltransferase produces MALTILGLSGALSHDPSAALYIDGKLVAAAEEERFVRDKHAKNRMPYESAKFCLEQAGIKPSDVDVVAIPFAPISLFGKARWHYAKRYWYAPDRALDAILMGNRRYKRYRNKIVFCLEQLGFDPKKIKIEPVEHHLAHASSAYHCSGFKEKTAILGIDGKGEYATTFFGYGENGKIHKIKEFFDPDSLGGLYGAITEFLGFEMLDGEFKVMGMAPYGDPSKYDFSRLASFENGELVINTDYANVIGLRRYKEKGKGFYFSPKLIEWLGPKREGDIADEPYIHYAASMQALFEKISLQMIDHYLGDVLKETGKLAFAGGCALNVKLNQKIIARDDVTELFVQPASGDAGTAVGAAAYVSHARGVPVEKMEHVYLGPSYSNEDVIAACARHPSKPTWRKLENMPENIAKIMVDGNPVAWFQGRMEFGPRALGGRSIIGCPSATGVADRINHQIKFRERWRPFCPSMLDTVAPQMIKIDHPAPFMTFTFEVAEEWKARVPEVVHEDGTSRAQVLKREYNPRYYDMMKALEVLTGNGVSLNTSLNRRGEPMICSPTDALNMFFGSDLQYLIMEDILVVKEGANAYDTLG; encoded by the coding sequence GTGGCATTGACGATTCTTGGCCTGTCCGGCGCCCTTAGCCATGATCCTTCCGCAGCCTTGTACATCGACGGCAAGCTGGTGGCGGCGGCGGAAGAAGAGCGCTTCGTTCGCGATAAACATGCAAAGAACCGCATGCCCTACGAATCGGCGAAGTTCTGCCTCGAACAGGCCGGTATCAAGCCGTCCGACGTTGATGTGGTGGCGATTCCTTTTGCCCCTATCAGCTTGTTCGGCAAAGCGCGCTGGCATTACGCCAAGCGTTACTGGTATGCCCCGGACCGTGCGCTTGACGCGATCCTGATGGGCAATCGCCGCTACAAGCGCTATCGCAACAAGATCGTGTTCTGCCTGGAACAACTGGGCTTTGACCCGAAGAAAATCAAGATCGAGCCGGTCGAGCATCACCTGGCACATGCCTCCAGCGCTTACCACTGCTCCGGTTTCAAAGAGAAAACCGCGATCCTCGGTATCGACGGCAAAGGTGAGTACGCCACGACCTTCTTCGGTTACGGCGAGAACGGCAAGATCCACAAGATCAAGGAATTCTTCGATCCTGACTCCCTCGGCGGCCTGTACGGTGCGATCACCGAGTTCCTCGGTTTCGAGATGCTCGACGGCGAGTTCAAGGTCATGGGCATGGCGCCATATGGCGATCCAAGCAAATACGATTTCTCGCGTTTGGCTTCCTTCGAAAACGGCGAGCTGGTGATTAACACGGACTACGCCAACGTCATCGGCCTGCGTCGCTACAAAGAGAAGGGCAAAGGTTTCTACTTCTCGCCGAAGCTGATCGAGTGGTTGGGTCCGAAGCGTGAAGGCGATATCGCTGACGAGCCTTACATCCATTACGCCGCCAGCATGCAAGCGCTGTTCGAAAAGATCTCGCTGCAGATGATCGACCACTACCTGGGCGACGTGCTCAAGGAAACCGGCAAGTTGGCCTTCGCCGGTGGCTGTGCGTTGAACGTCAAGCTGAACCAGAAAATTATCGCCCGTGACGACGTCACCGAGCTGTTCGTGCAACCGGCGTCCGGCGATGCCGGCACCGCGGTCGGCGCGGCGGCTTACGTGTCCCATGCCCGTGGCGTGCCGGTCGAGAAGATGGAACACGTCTACCTCGGCCCGTCGTACAGCAACGAAGACGTGATCGCCGCGTGCGCCCGTCACCCAAGTAAGCCAACCTGGCGCAAGCTCGAGAACATGCCGGAAAACATCGCCAAAATCATGGTCGATGGCAACCCGGTGGCGTGGTTCCAGGGACGCATGGAGTTTGGTCCGCGCGCCTTGGGTGGTCGTTCGATCATCGGTTGTCCGAGCGCCACTGGCGTGGCTGACCGTATCAACCACCAGATCAAGTTCCGCGAGCGCTGGAGGCCTTTCTGCCCGTCCATGCTCGACACCGTCGCGCCGCAGATGATCAAGATCGATCACCCAGCGCCGTTCATGACGTTCACCTTTGAAGTGGCTGAAGAGTGGAAGGCCCGCGTGCCGGAAGTTGTGCATGAAGACGGCACGTCTCGGGCTCAGGTGCTCAAGCGCGAATACAACCCGCGCTATTACGACATGATGAAAGCGCTGGAAGTGCTGACCGGTAACGGCGTGTCGCTGAACACCTCGCTCAACCGCCGTGGCGAGCCGATGATCTGCTCGCCGACCGACGCACTGAACATGTTCTTCGGCTCGGACCTGCAGTACCTGATCATGGAAGACATTCTGGTGGTCAAAGAGGGTGCGAACGCTTATGACACGCTCGGCTGA
- a CDS encoding antimicrobial resistance protein Mig-14 gives MLKRFQGWRERGWVPVDASTYAQAWARFGGSVATHPLVVERLAQLAGIAVRYLAWEQHGELKAAIPTWGRDLALSKDVLKRCGKKGLFDLGNAELILPAAADAQAPLRHRGRYLSALNEGRFTGIKLQAEQLAMARTPEELSKKFRYNQRRELRLLEEAGGVVRPVSEFSSRELAAIYCDLFLRRWGFTATGAAHMGEVIELLREFLIGSVIFLNDAPIAIQLVYRVEAPQWISVEYINGGVDPQNREFSPGSVLSFLNTQSAWEQARALDKPLRFSFGRADREYKDRWCNPVPVFTV, from the coding sequence ATGCTCAAGCGATTTCAAGGCTGGCGCGAGCGTGGCTGGGTGCCGGTTGACGCTTCGACTTATGCACAGGCCTGGGCCCGATTTGGCGGCAGCGTCGCGACGCACCCGCTAGTGGTCGAGCGCTTGGCGCAGTTGGCGGGTATTGCCGTGCGCTACTTGGCCTGGGAGCAGCACGGCGAACTCAAAGCCGCGATCCCGACCTGGGGCCGCGACCTGGCGCTGTCCAAAGACGTGCTCAAACGCTGCGGAAAAAAAGGCCTGTTCGACCTCGGCAATGCCGAATTGATCCTGCCGGCCGCGGCCGATGCCCAGGCGCCCTTGCGTCACCGTGGGCGCTATCTGTCGGCACTCAACGAAGGCCGTTTTACCGGCATCAAGTTACAGGCCGAGCAGTTGGCCATGGCCCGTACTCCCGAAGAACTGTCGAAGAAGTTTCGCTACAACCAGCGCCGTGAGCTGCGTTTGCTGGAAGAAGCGGGCGGGGTGGTACGCCCGGTCAGCGAGTTTTCCAGCCGTGAGCTGGCGGCGATTTACTGCGACCTGTTCCTGCGCCGTTGGGGCTTTACCGCTACCGGTGCGGCGCACATGGGCGAGGTGATCGAGCTGCTGCGTGAGTTCCTGATCGGCTCGGTGATTTTCCTCAATGACGCGCCGATTGCGATTCAGTTGGTCTACCGCGTCGAAGCGCCGCAGTGGATCAGCGTTGAGTACATCAATGGCGGCGTGGACCCTCAAAACCGCGAGTTCAGCCCTGGCAGCGTGTTGAGTTTTCTCAACACCCAAAGCGCTTGGGAGCAGGCGCGAGCCCTGGATAAACCCCTGAGGTTTTCCTTCGGTCGCGCCGACCGTGAATACAAGGACCGCTGGTGCAATCCTGTGCCGGTCTTCACCGTATGA